A single Tachypleus tridentatus isolate NWPU-2018 chromosome 9, ASM421037v1, whole genome shotgun sequence DNA region contains:
- the LOC143226427 gene encoding uncharacterized protein LOC143226427 produces the protein MALLSMQSNRLFRFWWTLLASFLSLYGTFVLAGIDRTLYDSRKMPSGSVSHSELINFEGSGVQEYNDNREDASTSSESFLDSWNMERLERALATILAKFSSTDSASKETKEHDVGSSFINLGNEGFIENETSRVVVSLEPLTQEPTAESRLTSFDQQNFSKYNDVGSSSDVYDFSESWPGSVSDYHINNSRTTHYVTTDIQTIDSSHQSDDHTKITYESTTVPNFMKEVALTPHNIHMSTLSWEDLLSSSSFQPSTPSENLTTSHENLTIITTVNESDSVFHGVKNNYNLGMKTLDSSTQITLNSNTLWPSGQSFENKESTDHILPPVTKSITQATTYPTITSSIYTSSSFEDSTQISAADGSLFFSRDTHLADTSTEVMQLPQHDVIETNSSSPEPEHPVNTVKSISDSGSSTTMFLENALKVLLLHTTSSEEETSVEPKETLSSSINEYHLDSSATTVQYSQFEKDVKNKSLYSVTPKVLVTMTENPYVVHTKPSDVIFLPTWKNNPVLHTTETQVKTETEESPPLHTKLYAKPKSDLSFPFHKTYLLKNTDGSQASEPVKILQTSTGPSDTEKAVQLFKTSTDFPKPRETEHPAVLWGKHTLSPDENTERSLSSSLPNIDKQLNDPPYGGPNILLPSVIETFQKPKVLREDTPEEPVTESPIPFAEPGPQWKKAKTTWGLAWDVHVYMMGSLFTLLAVYSFVSVLRLKTFVRLLSRGYFMSLNIMMFFMGVSRAVYLLYDPYNLQGKYPAVLAYFVFNSGYPFLTSAFSILFLALLQATKVELLSPKIQKPSVLAGIIIFHFSFSLTTDILVGSFVKAGILLFVCQVMFCMWSLFLSVGYFHIFSKLYRAALRKQSEMIRVTFTKLHIDGAKLPKKLPRPTLGLAVKVTFVTAIFGLMMTALQLYGIIRVYGVFVKNKPEPWPWWAYQLGCRILELAMCLTMSFIATQPMRHFESSDGKCCNLLLWFPCNVFIGCCCKGEEMDYEAYSYYYANYQGIRNGAFNNASFDDPRRWEQGNSLPIIRTFSVENDDTVPLKSLPNRSRPNENRTNPSEICLLTSQKPNHISCSTNDDISNSLKTVVPLGTMSSASDSRLVGDKPPSMLYKEKGIIRFRREGDPEQPMELTDQEDGSIEDLSNEDNESTKAYAGSSVHTLFVDNAESAPLSPFFQSGCHPRFKRMSRCSLETTDNSVNLSSERLSNMASRNGLSGSALDIHLRKYGSTCSSESAANSFDVTFFLNPSSEEQNKTEHVVDENNEKKGRVNGYDVMLRSFSPLAERIHQHQELPLTLNLTSRKGYRAVQVNVACGTDDITPDSAVYLDLQLSQNNNCEQESAAPVAVSNVKRAPFSHSMNDLTKSTANSPTSETNSKCKRSSRGFLNKLKGSTFSLNTNMNGYEPLESDECSPRRRMSSKGSRQEGKIRRVSSDRRHFTTSECYYGTNVEYKDEGSFGELHHVDSGLLRDSPDVILQIDEAAQTDPLEVQEGIMTICSEIGRLGGNREILSPGVMYLTD, from the coding sequence ATGGCTCTGCTCAGTATGCAATCCAATCGTTTATTTCGTTTCTGGTGGACATTGCTAGCATCTTTCTTAAGCTTATACGGTACGTTTGTATTAGCAGGTATAGATAGAACTTTGTATGACTCTCGGAAAATGCCATCCGGTTCTGTTTCGCATTCAGAATTAATAAATTTCGAAGGAAGCGGTGTTCAAGAATATAATGATAATAGAGAGGATGCTTCAACCTCATCAGAATCTTTCCTTGATTCTTGGAATATGGAAAGACTTGAACGAGCACTGGCTACGATACTTGCTAAGTTCTCCTCCACCGACTCAgcttcaaaagaaacaaaagagcATGATGTTGGTTCTTCCTTTATTAACCTCGGAAATGAAGGCTTTATAGAAAACGAGACCAGTCGTGTTGTAGTATCTTTAGAGCCCCTAACACAGGAACCAACTGCAGAAAGTAGGCTTACTTCCTTTGATCAACAAAACTTCTCGAAGTATAATGATGTGGGCTCATCTTCTGACGTTTACGACTTTTCTGAATCGTGGCCAGGGAGTGTTTCTGATTATCATATAAATAATAGTAGAACAACACATTATGTTACTACAGATATTCAAACTATTGATTCTAGTCACCAAAGCGACGACCACACGAAGATAACATATGAGAGTACTACAGTTCCAAACTTCATGAAAGAAGTTGCATTAACACCACATAATATCCATATGTCAACCTTGAGTTGGGAGGATCTGCTTAGTAGCTCCTCGTTCCAGCCGAGTACACCATCAGAAAATCTAACAACTTCTCATGAAAACTTGACAATCATCACAACTGTAAATGAATCAGATTCCGTGTTTCATggagtaaaaaataattataatctcGGTATGAAAACTCTAGATTCATCAACACAAATAACTCTAAACTCTAATACACTTTGGCCTAGTGGTCAGAGCTTTGAGAACAAAGAATCTACCGATCATATATTGCCACCAGTAACAAAAAGTATAACGCAAGCTACGACTTATCCAACTATAACATCCTCCATTTATACTTCAAGCAGTTTTGAAGATAGTACTCAAATTTCAGCAGCTGATGGTTCGCTATTTTTTTCACGTGATACTCACCTAGCCGACACTTCTACAGAAGTAATGCAGTTGCCACAACATGATGTAATTGAAACAAACAGCTCTTCTCCAGAACCAGAACATCCAGTTAACACTGTGAAGTCCATAAGTGATTCAGGTTCTTCAACTACAATGTTTTTAGAAAATGCCTTGAAGGTACTTTTACTACACACAACTAGCAGTGAGGAAGAAACTTCTGTTGAACCAAAAGAAACATTATCTTCATCCATTAATGAATATCATCTTGACTCATCTGCAACAACTGTGCAATATTCTCAGTTTGAGAAGGATGTTAAAAACAAATCGTTATATTCTGTAACTCCAAAAGTATTAGTTACAATGACTGAAAACCCGTATGTTGTTCACACAAAGCCGTCAGATGTAATATTTCTACCAACTTGGAAAAATAATCCTGTTTTGCACACAACGGAAACCCAGGTTAAAACTGAGACTGAAGAATCACCTCCACTGCATACCAAGCTATACGCGAAACCGAAATCGGATTTATCATTTCCCTTTCACAAAACATATCTATTGAAGAATACTGACGGAAGTCAAGCAAGTGAACCTGTAAAGATTTTACAGACTTCTACAGGTCCTTCCGATACAGAAAAAGCTGTTCAGTTGTTTAAGACGTCAACAGATTTTCCCAAACCTCGAGAAACAGAGCATCCAGCAGTACTGTGGGGAAAGCATACTTTATCACCTGATGAGAATACTGAACGTTCGTTATCTTCATCTTTGCCAAATATTGATAAGCAGCTAAATGACCCTCCTTATGGAGGTCCAAATATTCTTTTACCCAGTGTTATCGAAACATTCCAAAAGCCTAAGGTATTAAGAGAAGATACTCCAGAAGAGCCTGTGACAGAATCTCCAATACCATTTGCGGAACCAGGCCCACAGTGGAAGAAAGCAAAAACTACTTGGGGTTTAGCCTGGGATGTTCATGTTTACATGATGGGATCATTGTTTACACTTCTGGCCGTTTACTCATTTGTGAGTGTGTTAAGATTAAAGACATTTGTGAGACTACTTAGTCGCGGATACTTTATGAGTTTGAATATCATGATGTTCTTTATGGGTGTTTCGAGAGCAGTGTACTTGCTTTACGATCCTTATAATTTACAAGGAAAATATCCAGCTGTGTtagcttattttgtttttaatagtggTTATCCTTTTTTAACCTCTGCGTTTTCAATTCTTTTCCTTGCTCTGCTCCAAGCAACAAAAGTAGAACTATTATCTCCAAAAATTCAGAAACCAAGCGTATTAGCTGggattattatatttcatttttcattttcgtTGACAACTGATATCCTCGTTGGTTCATTTGTAAAGGCTGGTATTCTTCTTTTTGTTTGCCAAGTGATGTTTTGCATGTGgtctttatttctttctgttggttactTTCATATATTCAGCAAGCTATATAGAGCAGCGTTAAGAAAACAAAGTGAAATGATACGAGTCACatttacaaagctacacattgatgGTGCCAAACTTCCGAAGAAATTGCCCAGACCGACGTTAGGCTTAGCTGTAAAAGTTACTTTTGTAACGGCTATATTTGGCCTTATGATGACAGCTTTACAGCTTTATGGCATTATCCGCGTGTACGGtgtgtttgtaaaaaataaaccagaaccctggccatggtgggcctaCCAGCTTGGATGCCGTATTTTAGAATTAGCAATGTGCCTCACAATGTCTTTCATCGCAACTCAACCCATGAGGCATTTCGAATCTAGTGATGGTAAGTGCTGTAATCTTCTATTGTGGTTTCCCTGTAACGTGTTTATTGGATGTTGTTGTAAAGGTGAAGAGATGGATTACGAAGCGTATTCCTATTATTATGCTAATTATCAAGGGATCAGAAATGGTGCTTTTAACAACGCCTCTTTTGATGACCCTAGAAGATGGGAGCAAGGCAATTCTTTGCCAATAATTCGGACTTTTTCAGTGGAAAATGACGACACTGTTCCGTTAAAAAGTTTACCAAACAGATCACGTCCCAATGAAAATAGAACTAATCCTAGCGAAATATGTCTTCTGACTTCTCAAAAACCTAATCATATCAGTTGTTCAACTAATGATGATATAAGTAACTCGCTGAAGACTGTTGTTCCTCTAGGAACAATGTCATCTGCCTCAGACAGCAGACTGGTGGGTGATAAACCTCCTTCaatgttatataaagaaaaaggTATTATACGGTTCCGCAGAGAGGGAGATCCAGAACAACCGATGGAACTTACTGATCAGGAAGATGGATCTATTGAGGATCTCAGTAATGAGGACAACGAGTCAACCAAAGCATATGCTGGATCCAGTGTTCACACATTATTCGTTGACAATGCTGAATCAGCACCACTGTCACCTTTCTTTCAGTCAGGATGTCACCCACGTTTTAAACGGATGAGCCGGTGTAGTTTGGAGACAACAGACAACAGTGTGAATCTGTCATCAGAGCGACTTAGTAACATGGCATCCAGAAATGGCCTATCAGGTAGTGCTTTAGACATTCACCTGCGGAAATACGGAAGTACTTGCAGTTCTGAAAGCGCTGCCAATAGTTTTGACGTTACTTTTTTCTTGAATCCTTCTTCTGAAGAACAGAATAAAACTGAACACGTAGTGGATGAAAATAATGAGAAGAAAGGTAGAGTTAATGGGTATGATGTGATGCTGCGTAGTTTTTCTCCCCTTGCTGAACGCATCCATCAACACCAGGAGTTACCGCTTACTTTGAATCTCACCAGCAGGAAGGGTTATCGAGCAGTTCAAGTTAATGTTGCATGTGGAACCGACGACATAACTCCAGATTCTGCTGTTTATTTGGATCTCCAACTTTCTCAAAATAATAATTGTGAACAAGAAAGTGCAGCTCCTGTTGCAGTTTCAAACGTTAAACGAGCGCCATTTAGTCATTCCATGAACGATTTGACCAAATCAACCGCTAACAGTCCAACTTCCGAAACCAACTCAAAATGTAAGCGAAGTTCAAGAGGTTTCTTGAACAAACTAAAGGGCTCTACATTTTCCCTGAACACTAATATGAATGGATACGAACCCTTAGAATCTGATGAGTGCTCTCCACGAAGGCGTATGTCATCGAAAGGAAGTCGTCAAGAAGGAAAAATTAGAAGAGTTTCTAGTGACAGGAGACATTTTACGACTAGTGAATGCTATTATGGAACTAATGTTGAATATAAAGATGAAGGTAGCTTCGGAGAACTGCACCATGTCGACAGTGGATTGTTGAGAGATTCTCCTGATGTAATTCTTCAAATAGATGAAGCTGCTCAAACTGATCCTCTTGAAGTTCAAGAAGGAATCATGACGATCTGCAGTGAGATCGGGCGACTTGGAGGAAATCGGGAAATTCTGAGTCCAGGCGTTATGTATTTAACTGATTAA